One segment of Chryseobacterium viscerum DNA contains the following:
- the tssR gene encoding type VI secretion system protein TssR domain-containing protein yields MKNKFPLAAYYIGLSVLLTSCQVKLPSKKTPEPSQYGQVDASPVVNGYPKKSAPWIVISDRSRNTAYLDKDDEKSYKEVKFLEPLMVLKHRDGMVKVAEYVPDALMKKVSSKSIKTYGWIPESDLLLWNNALKSEKTGYPVRVAVVPSNSEVIKSAERYYKNDSIMVFNSPSLIETANVKIPNGQIVYVYKQAENNKRFLVGKKPSIDIDSIGKGLYGWVSSNVISSWGERSAIKLKNTTGINDSTLGIYEGYPGGSGSDAENKKAILLTDVNKRTQLENIFPVNLPLEQAPTPDSKTKYFTNILDYSKNFVSNVLGEPIYFDRYREITERDKNINIVFALDVSAGNAPYAPIVKSLLQDLQLRFEKPSYFNNVKYGVVLYKNNPCGENIAVSNLSADYSKMTTFIDQKTNEMNCASTSGYQPVGEALTAAGNLLSNVPDETNIVVTVGTSANQSGNMYSVISSLTQAQARLIMFQTSARSSDTYNDFVLMAENVVTNTAKNIAELKKQKIIDQYDVLTKNNFSLVEGDAGFFSLAYPKQSMSQGFVIFPKKGDITTPGFLKKSVDSLISQVTLDNQNIDKSLNEYFHSSVGAGKTDVDVKYKYLYPGLTNPVSAGIAAQLINYGSPFLVKGYIPKDLKDYTPGIEKGILISEAEYDNLKAFYTEVYRNTQADRPDFNQSRAIKEYVKLLKKYNPTIKFLDKGDLYEQPMAYAIGMSTGFDLSEEELMAKYKLKGWKKSKVVPSETVKNYFYHYKNLADRMLANRNNPAVKIQQNGQTFYWLNEYFTPSRIPTEQPEYTKH; encoded by the coding sequence ATGAAAAATAAATTTCCTCTAGCAGCATATTATATAGGGTTATCAGTATTATTGACGAGTTGCCAGGTAAAACTGCCGTCAAAGAAAACCCCGGAGCCATCACAGTATGGGCAGGTGGATGCTTCCCCTGTCGTTAACGGTTATCCTAAAAAATCAGCCCCATGGATCGTTATTTCAGACAGATCGAGAAATACGGCTTATCTGGATAAAGATGATGAGAAATCTTACAAAGAAGTAAAATTCCTTGAACCTTTAATGGTTTTAAAACATAGAGACGGAATGGTAAAAGTAGCGGAATATGTTCCGGATGCTTTAATGAAAAAAGTTTCGTCAAAATCCATCAAAACATATGGATGGATTCCGGAATCTGACCTTCTTCTTTGGAACAACGCTTTAAAAAGTGAAAAAACAGGGTATCCTGTAAGAGTAGCTGTAGTACCAAGTAACAGCGAAGTTATCAAAAGCGCTGAAAGATACTATAAGAATGACTCTATTATGGTGTTTAATTCACCAAGTCTTATTGAAACAGCCAATGTAAAGATTCCAAACGGACAAATTGTATATGTCTACAAGCAGGCTGAAAACAATAAACGATTTTTAGTAGGTAAAAAACCTTCCATTGATATAGACAGCATCGGCAAAGGACTTTACGGATGGGTAAGTTCTAACGTGATTTCCAGTTGGGGAGAGCGTTCTGCTATTAAATTGAAAAATACCACAGGGATCAACGATTCTACGTTAGGAATCTATGAAGGATATCCGGGAGGATCGGGATCAGATGCCGAAAATAAAAAAGCCATTCTTCTTACAGATGTTAACAAAAGAACACAGCTTGAGAATATATTTCCTGTAAACCTTCCATTGGAACAGGCTCCAACTCCGGATTCAAAAACAAAATATTTTACCAATATTTTAGATTACAGCAAGAACTTTGTATCGAACGTATTGGGTGAGCCTATTTATTTTGACCGTTACAGGGAGATCACAGAAAGAGACAAAAATATTAATATTGTTTTTGCATTGGATGTAAGTGCAGGAAATGCACCTTATGCACCCATTGTAAAATCATTACTGCAGGATCTTCAGCTTAGATTCGAAAAACCATCTTATTTTAACAATGTTAAATATGGAGTGGTTTTATATAAAAATAATCCTTGCGGGGAAAATATTGCTGTATCGAACCTAAGTGCAGACTACAGCAAAATGACAACATTTATTGATCAGAAAACGAATGAAATGAACTGCGCAAGCACTAGCGGGTATCAGCCGGTAGGAGAAGCTCTTACTGCAGCTGGGAACCTTCTTTCAAACGTACCTGATGAAACCAATATTGTAGTCACTGTAGGAACTTCTGCCAACCAAAGCGGAAATATGTACAGTGTGATCAGCTCACTTACCCAGGCTCAGGCAAGACTGATTATGTTCCAGACGAGTGCAAGATCATCTGATACCTATAACGATTTCGTATTGATGGCAGAAAATGTTGTTACCAATACAGCCAAAAATATTGCTGAACTTAAAAAACAAAAAATCATCGACCAGTATGATGTTCTTACCAAGAATAACTTCAGCCTGGTAGAAGGTGATGCAGGATTCTTCTCATTGGCATATCCTAAACAGAGTATGTCTCAGGGATTCGTTATCTTCCCTAAAAAAGGGGATATTACAACTCCAGGATTCCTGAAAAAATCTGTTGACAGCCTTATTTCGCAGGTTACTTTAGACAACCAGAATATTGATAAATCGCTTAATGAATATTTCCATTCATCAGTGGGAGCAGGAAAAACAGATGTTGATGTAAAATATAAATATCTGTATCCGGGTCTTACCAATCCGGTATCTGCAGGAATTGCAGCACAGCTGATCAACTACGGAAGCCCATTCCTTGTAAAAGGATACATCCCGAAAGATCTAAAAGATTATACTCCGGGAATAGAAAAAGGAATCCTTATTTCTGAAGCGGAATATGACAACCTAAAAGCTTTCTATACCGAAGTATACAGGAATACTCAGGCAGACCGTCCGGACTTTAATCAGTCAAGAGCAATAAAAGAGTATGTGAAGCTGCTGAAGAAATATAACCCGACTATAAAATTCCTTGATAAAGGAGATCTTTATGAGCAGCCAATGGCTTATGCTATTGGAATGAGTACAGGATTTGATCTTTCTGAAGAAGAACTGATGGCTAAGTACAAACTGAAAGGTTGGAAAAAATCAAAGGTTGTTCCTAGTGAAACCGTGAAAAATTATTTCTATCACTACAAAAATTTAGCAGACAGAATGCTTGCCAACAGAAATAATCCAGCTGTAAAGATTCAGCAGAACGGGCAGACTTTCTACTGGCTTAATGAATACTTTACACCTTCAAGAATTCCGACGGAACAACCGGAATACACAAAGCATTAA
- the tssD gene encoding type VI secretion system tube protein TssD encodes MAERNSRGILKFNNGEGQKLLKMNYSVSRSTDVSGRVASDPSNALIKVTVEATEKSDILESLLNGKYKPTVGEITFNKSHEEGTLITLNWQNGYVIQHQVDFDAIDSNSMLISFVISAETIDYGTSQYAGLWPSS; translated from the coding sequence ATGGCCGAAAGAAATTCAAGAGGAATCTTAAAATTCAACAACGGTGAAGGACAGAAGCTGTTAAAAATGAATTACAGTGTGTCAAGATCTACAGACGTGTCAGGACGTGTAGCATCAGATCCTTCTAACGCATTAATAAAGGTTACAGTAGAAGCTACTGAGAAATCAGATATCCTTGAAAGCCTGTTAAACGGTAAATACAAACCGACTGTAGGAGAGATTACATTCAACAAATCTCACGAAGAAGGAACATTAATCACTTTAAACTGGCAGAACGGATATGTAATCCAGCATCAGGTAGATTTTGACGCTATTGACAGTAACAGCATGCTGATCAGCTTCGTAATAAGTGCCGAAACAATTGATTACGGTACTTCTCAATACGCTGGTCTATGGCCATCCAGCTAA
- the tssO gene encoding type VI secretion system TssO, with product MSSNREKKLNKSDVRIGIWKFILSFVVLSVVTFTCLFLFFKSYDIQREGISREAEAYKELMLRSDVLKDHIDDIYDKMNQLSINKVENELFLRTSIMDNVRDAKNIMGKDSVQNFKHYAILMKQIVPMMTLKAKIIEVEYKKKTVLRDLDECMGKIKVTNNELRKDPTRNFTGSKRRR from the coding sequence ATGTCTTCTAACAGGGAAAAAAAATTAAACAAATCTGACGTCAGAATAGGCATTTGGAAGTTTATTCTGTCTTTTGTTGTTTTGTCGGTTGTCACTTTTACGTGCTTATTTCTCTTCTTTAAGAGTTATGATATACAACGTGAGGGGATCAGCCGGGAAGCTGAAGCCTATAAAGAACTGATGCTTAGAAGTGACGTTCTGAAAGATCACATTGATGATATTTATGACAAAATGAACCAGCTTAGTATTAATAAGGTGGAGAACGAGTTATTCCTCAGAACCAGCATTATGGATAACGTGAGAGATGCCAAAAATATTATGGGTAAAGACAGTGTGCAGAACTTTAAACATTATGCCATACTGATGAAGCAGATAGTGCCTATGATGACCTTAAAGGCTAAGATTATTGAGGTAGAGTATAAGAAAAAAACCGTTTTAAGGGATCTGGATGAATGTATGGGTAAAATAAAAGTAACCAATAATGAGCTTAGAAAAGACCCTACAAGAAATTTTACAGGAAGTAAAAGAAGAAGATAA
- a CDS encoding PKD domain-containing protein: protein MNYFQKNKKNIIIGVVATLLIAALVALWLQKKVIHSADDIVGVVYPSSLAVGDTLLFEDKTQFAKTKRWNFGDGTTSDKNSGIHFYNKPGYYQVSLIVDNKYTKSFPVMVSARSIQKARDTAKSATTIEAVAQAMQNESVSFRAISDAKVFAWKFGETGNTDSKDKFTIYSYKKPGDYVVTLYTEESQEPIYHHIKILPAYDALAEEEVSVEDSYARVDSDFKYHLQQIANGNSFNMHYNYLLKTYLCNNENTVVKVNDSKVNNFYMYCAGLQFDKNTVIQTVKVNLDDKQECVTKVEINQSK, encoded by the coding sequence ATGAATTATTTTCAAAAGAACAAGAAAAACATTATTATCGGTGTTGTTGCAACTTTGCTCATCGCAGCATTGGTTGCTCTATGGCTGCAGAAAAAAGTTATCCATTCTGCCGATGATATTGTTGGGGTAGTTTATCCGTCTTCACTGGCGGTAGGTGACACACTTTTATTTGAAGACAAAACCCAGTTTGCGAAAACCAAAAGATGGAATTTCGGAGACGGTACAACTTCAGATAAAAACAGTGGGATTCACTTCTATAATAAACCGGGGTATTATCAGGTAAGTTTGATCGTTGACAATAAGTATACGAAATCTTTCCCTGTAATGGTAAGCGCAAGAAGCATTCAGAAAGCAAGAGATACTGCAAAAAGTGCAACTACTATTGAGGCTGTAGCTCAGGCTATGCAAAATGAAAGTGTATCTTTCCGTGCCATTTCTGATGCAAAAGTGTTTGCATGGAAATTCGGAGAAACAGGAAATACAGATTCTAAAGATAAATTTACGATCTATTCTTATAAAAAGCCCGGAGATTATGTGGTAACGCTATACACTGAAGAAAGCCAGGAACCTATCTATCACCATATCAAGATCCTTCCGGCTTATGATGCTCTTGCAGAAGAGGAAGTGTCAGTAGAAGATTCTTATGCTAGAGTAGATAGTGATTTCAAATATCACCTGCAGCAGATCGCCAATGGAAACAGTTTCAATATGCACTACAATTACCTGTTGAAAACTTATCTGTGTAATAATGAAAATACAGTAGTAAAGGTAAATGACAGCAAGGTAAACAATTTCTACATGTATTGTGCCGGTCTTCAGTTTGACAAAAACACGGTAATTCAGACTGTAAAAGTGAATCTGGATGATAAACAGGAGTGTGTAACTAAAGTAGAAATCAACCAAAGCAAATAA
- a CDS encoding type VI secretion system Vgr family protein produces the protein MKTESKTKGSSFRPSQNADGISENHHAGINRLVKLSLVVEGKIIKYYKHFTLKQKASHHHEFSLTLAHDALGDRQSHTLEEANKFLGKRLTAVISYKDIEKSPERNFVGIITKVGFSQEKMSLGNIVLSGYSPTILLDGAPHIQSFGGGQPVNIGIIAEEVIKQGIDKERFDIRIDANDYSQIIYSSQYNETHYNYLARMAEAYGEQFYYDGEVVHFGKLPPQNKPIKLLYGSNADNIRVELKAVHTKPQYYGYNSSKNEKLTSGETPVSHMGDLARTAYSHNDKIYKTPALQVAPIKATTHLDVEHSQRSTSGSEAVNVFSVSGSTTVPFLHPGCIVDIHMRKPDSNETSYFTKVMVTEAVHEIDTIGHYSGTFESIAADTGFLPKPEFTTPAAQPQIATVISNTDPEGQGRVQVRFDWQMNDTTHFVRVMSPDAGGTDQITQNRGYVAIPEVGDQVMVNFVHNHPDRPFVMGGMFHGGIGLGGGAENRVKSIQTRSGHRIVFTEDESIIITDKSGNEIHLDTTGSNINITAPETININAKNINISASENITSTAGLNITEGAGVNHMSTAGGMMMQNAVLDYSLMAANILKVAKGDISSESTNVKRNATKDIEVISAEGTIHHNAQKEVKNNSGEKGANY, from the coding sequence ATGAAAACCGAATCAAAGACAAAAGGATCTTCCTTCCGCCCGTCACAGAATGCAGACGGAATATCCGAGAATCATCATGCAGGAATCAACCGGCTGGTTAAATTGTCACTGGTTGTGGAAGGTAAAATTATTAAGTACTACAAACACTTCACTCTTAAACAGAAAGCCAGCCACCACCATGAATTCAGCCTTACCCTTGCCCACGACGCATTGGGAGACAGGCAGAGCCACACCCTTGAAGAAGCTAATAAATTTTTAGGAAAACGCCTTACTGCCGTTATTTCTTACAAAGATATTGAGAAAAGCCCTGAAAGAAACTTTGTGGGTATCATTACCAAAGTAGGATTCAGCCAGGAAAAAATGAGTCTTGGAAACATAGTGCTTTCCGGATACAGTCCAACGATTTTACTTGATGGAGCTCCGCATATTCAGAGTTTTGGCGGCGGGCAGCCCGTTAATATAGGGATTATCGCTGAAGAAGTAATCAAACAGGGAATTGATAAAGAACGATTTGATATAAGAATTGACGCAAATGATTATTCCCAGATTATCTACAGCAGCCAATACAATGAAACCCATTACAATTATCTGGCAAGAATGGCAGAAGCTTATGGGGAACAATTCTATTATGATGGCGAGGTAGTGCACTTCGGAAAACTTCCTCCACAGAATAAACCTATCAAACTTCTTTACGGAAGCAATGCAGATAACATTAGAGTAGAGTTAAAAGCTGTGCATACGAAACCTCAATATTATGGCTACAACAGCAGTAAAAATGAAAAGCTGACTTCCGGAGAAACTCCTGTAAGTCATATGGGCGACCTTGCCCGTACAGCATACAGTCATAACGATAAAATATATAAAACTCCGGCGCTTCAGGTTGCACCTATTAAAGCAACAACCCATCTGGATGTGGAGCACTCTCAAAGAAGCACATCAGGAAGTGAAGCAGTAAATGTATTTTCTGTTTCCGGATCTACAACAGTTCCGTTTTTGCATCCGGGATGTATTGTGGATATCCACATGAGAAAGCCGGACAGCAATGAAACATCCTATTTTACCAAAGTGATGGTAACAGAAGCCGTTCACGAAATTGATACGATCGGACATTATTCAGGAACCTTTGAATCTATTGCGGCAGATACTGGTTTCTTACCCAAACCGGAATTTACCACTCCCGCAGCACAGCCACAGATCGCCACCGTAATTTCAAATACCGATCCGGAAGGGCAGGGAAGAGTTCAGGTAAGATTTGACTGGCAGATGAATGATACCACCCATTTTGTCCGTGTAATGAGCCCTGATGCAGGAGGAACGGATCAGATCACTCAAAACCGTGGGTATGTAGCCATTCCTGAAGTTGGAGATCAGGTGATGGTTAATTTCGTACACAACCATCCTGACAGACCTTTCGTTATGGGAGGAATGTTCCACGGAGGAATTGGCCTTGGAGGAGGTGCAGAGAACCGGGTAAAGTCTATTCAGACGAGAAGCGGCCACAGAATCGTTTTTACAGAAGATGAAAGCATCATTATTACAGATAAAAGTGGTAATGAGATTCATCTGGATACAACGGGAAGCAATATTAACATTACAGCACCGGAAACAATTAATATTAATGCAAAAAATATAAATATAAGTGCTTCAGAGAATATTACTTCTACTGCCGGGCTAAATATTACCGAAGGAGCCGGAGTAAATCATATGAGTACCGCAGGAGGAATGATGATGCAGAATGCGGTATTGGATTATTCTTTAATGGCAGCTAATATTTTGAAAGTAGCAAAAGGTGATATCTCTTCTGAATCAACAAATGTGAAAAGAAATGCAACTAAAGATATAGAAGTTATTTCTGCTGAAGGTACCATTCATCATAATGCCCAGAAAGAAGTTAAAAATAATAGCGGAGAAAAAGGAGCTAACTATTAA
- a CDS encoding HU family DNA-binding protein, whose product MTKAELVNTISNKLGTEKNETQKVVEAFMQEIRTSMYNGDNVYLRGFGSFIIKTRAAKTGRNISKNTAIEIPAHNIPAFKPSKSFVEKVKTKVAVK is encoded by the coding sequence ATGACAAAGGCAGAATTGGTAAACACCATCTCAAATAAGTTGGGAACAGAAAAGAATGAAACACAGAAAGTTGTAGAAGCTTTTATGCAGGAGATCAGAACTTCTATGTATAATGGGGATAACGTTTATCTAAGAGGTTTTGGATCTTTTATCATTAAAACAAGAGCTGCTAAAACAGGAAGAAATATTTCTAAAAACACTGCAATTGAGATTCCTGCTCATAACATTCCTGCTTTCAAACCTTCAAAATCTTTTGTTGAGAAAGTAAAAACTAAAGTTGCAGTAAAATAA
- a CDS encoding type VI secretion system transmembrane protein TssO has translation MQGQITLSKKERHYQFFYLILMLVTAMLFLGVIFLKGFVSPFSDEDVRGIQNLEQKAEFEHHQKIVIPIMDSTYTMITKLTDDSPQPFIENNIQLGVNDINSYFSSTDVIDIRKDAYPQIAKFYKMYYDDKKVISTTSEDIKIFQKQVDECRIGFKDKQNKLYQREQDLKARVQ, from the coding sequence ATGCAAGGACAAATCACATTATCAAAGAAAGAAAGGCATTATCAGTTTTTTTATTTAATACTGATGCTTGTGACTGCCATGTTATTTTTGGGAGTAATCTTTTTAAAAGGTTTTGTATCTCCATTTTCTGATGAAGATGTAAGAGGGATTCAGAATCTTGAACAGAAAGCTGAATTTGAGCATCATCAAAAAATTGTTATTCCTATCATGGACAGTACTTATACGATGATCACAAAGCTTACCGATGACAGTCCACAGCCTTTTATAGAAAATAATATTCAGTTAGGGGTTAATGATATCAACAGCTATTTTAGCAGTACCGATGTTATTGATATCAGAAAAGATGCCTATCCTCAGATTGCAAAATTCTATAAAATGTATTATGATGACAAAAAAGTTATTTCAACTACTTCAGAAGACATTAAAATTTTTCAGAAGCAGGTGGATGAATGCAGAATCGGATTCAAGGATAAACAAAATAAGCTTTATCAGCGTGAGCAGGATCTGAAGGCGAGAGTACAATAA
- a CDS encoding response regulator transcription factor, translating into MSKILSNTVRFSIADSDFYFKKIMIKTLMENPFYMLLNDCNNGHELVNRIYRRQEDVFIIELFMPVLSGIEAIKYIRKNNTETPIITYSGTYQEDMAEILSKIPNIYYCQKKSTIIKDIIKGSIASEDFDYQTYSKEWEQQPLAVQEYMDRQKKGQEELSPAEIQLMRFCYEGFSNKEIAEKLNLSTRTIDTYINRLTEKLGLKTKLHLIRFCVENGYYNSSL; encoded by the coding sequence ATGAGTAAAATATTATCTAATACCGTACGTTTTTCTATTGCTGACAGTGATTTTTATTTTAAAAAAATAATGATCAAAACCCTCATGGAGAATCCTTTCTATATGCTTCTGAATGACTGTAACAATGGACACGAGCTGGTAAACAGAATTTACAGGAGACAGGAGGATGTGTTCATTATTGAGTTATTTATGCCAGTATTAAGTGGAATTGAAGCCATCAAATACATCCGGAAAAACAACACAGAAACTCCTATTATTACCTATTCCGGCACTTATCAGGAAGATATGGCTGAAATTCTTTCAAAAATTCCTAATATCTATTACTGCCAGAAAAAAAGCACCATTATAAAGGATATTATTAAAGGAAGTATTGCTTCCGAAGACTTTGATTACCAAACGTATTCTAAAGAATGGGAGCAGCAGCCTCTTGCGGTGCAGGAATATATGGACAGACAGAAAAAGGGTCAGGAAGAGCTTTCTCCGGCTGAAATCCAGCTGATGAGATTCTGCTATGAGGGATTCAGTAATAAAGAAATTGCAGAAAAACTTAACCTGAGCACAAGAACTATTGACACTTATATCAACCGGCTTACAGAAAAGCTGGGACTGAAAACCAAGCTTCACCTTATACGCTTCTGCGTAGAAAACGGATATTACAATTCCAGTTTATAA